The following coding sequences are from one Triticum dicoccoides isolate Atlit2015 ecotype Zavitan chromosome 4A, WEW_v2.0, whole genome shotgun sequence window:
- the LOC119288752 gene encoding zinc finger protein ZAT12-like, whose protein sequence is MAHGKRSRQQAESTSVSLLDLDSGDMARILLLFSGHHQHHAHYGPSSPERVFECKTCSRRFPSFQALGGHRASHKKPRLADGAGAEPPKPKVHGCSICGLEFAVGQALGGHMRRHRAVAAAGPGVGLGLSLGLGPNEDGNKKAAAAAELALDLNEPALEEEPADRAMLGLAVGFPVVVDFRR, encoded by the coding sequence ATGGCCCATGGGAAGAGGTCTAGGCAGCAGGCCGAGTCGACCTCGGTCAGCCTGCTGGACCTGGACAGCGGCGACATGGCGCGCATCCTGCTGCTCTTCTCCGGCCACCACCAGCACCACGCCCACTACGGGCCTTCGTCGCCCGAGAGGGTGTTCGAGTGCAAGACCTGCAGCCGGCGGTTCCCGTCCTTCCAGGCGCTCGGCGGGCACCGTGCTAGCCACAAGAAGCCGCGCCTGGCGGACGGCGCCGGCGCTGAGCCGCCCAAGCCCAAGGTGCACGGCTGCTCCATCTGCGGGCTCGAGTTCGCCGTCGGCCAGGCGCTCGGCGGCCACATGCGCCGCCACCGCGCCGTCGCGGCGGCAGGGCCCGGCGTCGGGCTTGGCCTCAGCCTCGGCCTCGGGCCGAACGAGGACGGCAacaagaaggcggcggcggcggccgagctgGCGCTCGACCTGAACGAGCCGGCACTGGAGGAGGAGCCGGCCGATCGCGCCATGCTTGGGCTCGCCGTGGGATTCCCCGTGGTGGTTGACTTTCGACGTTAG